In the genome of Sphingomonas alpina, the window AAGAAGGGATAGCGATGCGCGATGCAGACCGCCGCCACCCCGCCCCGCCCGACGCTGATCGCCAGCGGAATCGGTGCGGCGGCACAGTTTCTCTTCACGCTGAATCTGACCCGCCCAACGAAGGTCGTGTTCGACGAGACGCATTATGTCCCGGCCGCGCGCGTGCTGATGAAGCTCGCCTATCCGACCAACACCGAGCATCCGCTGCTCGGCAAGGCGCTGATCGCGACAGGCATGACATTGTTCGGCGACAATGCGCTGGGCTGGCGGATCATGTCGACGATCGCAGCGACAGCGATCGTGATCGGCGTGTTCGCGATCCTGTGGATGTTGTTCCACCGCACCCGCACGGCAATGTTCGGCGCGCTGTTCGTGATCTTCAACTTCACCGTCTTCATCCAGGCGCGGATCGGGATGCTCGACGGTTTCATGGCGGCGTTCGTCATCCTGGCGATCGTCGCGCTGCTGCGCGCAATGCGCAGCCCGCCCGGCAAGGTGATGCGCCGCTGGGTGCTGGGCAGCGTGCTGCTCGGCCTGGCGGTCGCGACCAAATGGACTGCGGCGCCGTTCGTCGCCTATGCCGCGATCGCCTTTCTGGTGATGCGCCGGCGCGATGCGGCGGCCTGGCCGGGGCTGCGCCCGATCCCTGCCCTGCTGATCCTCGGGACGGTGAGCATCGCGACCTATTTCCTG includes:
- a CDS encoding glycosyltransferase family 39 protein, coding for MQTAATPPRPTLIASGIGAAAQFLFTLNLTRPTKVVFDETHYVPAARVLMKLAYPTNTEHPLLGKALIATGMTLFGDNALGWRIMSTIAATAIVIGVFAILWMLFHRTRTAMFGALFVIFNFTVFIQARIGMLDGFMAAFVILAIVALLRAMRSPPGKVMRRWVLGSVLLGLAVATKWTAAPFVAYAAIAFLVMRRRDAAAWPGLRPIPALLILGTVSIATYFLTFAPAFFYAQEPLTLGQLIPFQLHMYAQQTQVLPSHPYQSSWWSWPLMIRPIWYLYEKVDGAVRGILLLGNPAILWGGLVAVAACLVIGIRRRSLKFLGIAGLWIGSYAIWAVIPKSLGFFYYYYLPSIFLCIALAALIDHRRGKWRHWDWAYLALVTLLFVMFYPIISAAALPNDQAFLHWMWLRSWP